A single Venturia canescens isolate UGA chromosome 1, ASM1945775v1, whole genome shotgun sequence DNA region contains:
- the LOC122415904 gene encoding uncharacterized protein has product MLAASLRREVHFGNVLASRMQSRVPRCLFGSPNPKETAEMLQDALDMERTKFARRWGVDPSSEDKENFQRKYERVDGRSPRKNRTTPYSRQTSIHEYWRVRKVCEPSKKGLTISSENTKKQSQDGQKLLGSPK; this is encoded by the exons ATGCTCGCCGCGTCACTGCGTCGTGAAGTGCACTTCGGCAACGTGTTAGCCTCGAGGATGCAGTCTCGTGTGCCACGTTGTCTGTTCGGCTCACCAAACCCGAAGGAAACCGCCGAGATGCTTCAGGATGCCCTCGACATGGAAAGAACGAAATTCGCCAGGAGATGGGGTGTCGATCCAAGCTCCGAGGACAAGGAaaatttccaacgaaaatatgaacgaGTCGACGGCCGATCGCCCAGGAAAAATCGCACGACACCCTATTCGCGACAAACTAGCATTCACG AATACTGGCGAGTGCGAAAAGTTTGCGAACCTAGCAAAAAAGGCCTCACGATTTCTTCGGAGAATACGAAGAAGCAGTCGCAGGATGGTCAAAAATTGTTGGGTTCTCCAAAGTGA